A genomic stretch from Haloarchaeobius amylolyticus includes:
- a CDS encoding winged helix-turn-helix transcriptional regulator — protein sequence MDIDIEAIRAEAREQRANASASELEAIDRRVTELLDLLGKAHTMAILREFALGDDAYRFSELEDRLEVSPTTLSNRLGELTEAGLLTRRSYDEIPPRVEYRTTETADALDPMFEHLHRWAASHELE from the coding sequence ATGGACATCGACATCGAGGCCATCCGTGCAGAGGCCCGCGAACAGCGGGCGAACGCCTCGGCGTCCGAACTCGAAGCCATCGACCGCCGGGTCACCGAGTTGCTCGACCTGCTGGGGAAGGCCCACACCATGGCCATCCTCCGGGAGTTCGCTCTCGGCGACGACGCCTACCGCTTCTCCGAACTCGAGGACCGGCTGGAGGTGTCGCCGACGACTCTCTCGAACCGCCTCGGCGAACTCACCGAGGCCGGCCTGCTGACCCGGCGGTCCTACGACGAGATACCGCCCCGGGTCGAGTACCGGACCACCGAGACGGCCGACGCGCTCGACCCGATGTTCGAGCACCTCCACCGCTGGGCCGCGAGCCACGAACTCGAATAG
- a CDS encoding PaaI family thioesterase, producing MTVADIFDAMPYAQHLGIELTDADEGYARGVLELGEEHSSVPGRVVAHGGVVHSLADHVGGAAIISLVHKPTPTIDIRIDHLSPATDDLVAEAEVVRNGGDVATVDITVEDVTGQSVATARGVYKTGGGDGGSAWVDGGEEFPTGP from the coding sequence ATGACCGTCGCAGACATCTTCGACGCGATGCCCTACGCCCAGCACCTCGGCATCGAACTCACCGATGCCGACGAGGGCTACGCTCGCGGGGTCCTCGAACTCGGCGAGGAGCACTCGTCGGTCCCCGGTCGGGTCGTCGCCCACGGCGGCGTGGTCCACTCCCTCGCGGACCACGTCGGCGGCGCGGCCATCATCTCCCTCGTCCACAAGCCCACACCCACCATCGACATCCGCATCGACCACCTCTCGCCGGCGACCGACGACCTCGTCGCCGAAGCGGAGGTCGTCCGGAACGGGGGTGACGTCGCGACCGTCGACATCACGGTCGAGGACGTGACCGGCCAGTCGGTCGCCACCGCCCGCGGCGTCTACAAGACCGGCGGTGGCGACGGCGGGTCCGCCTGGGTCGACGGCGGCGAGGAGTTCCCGACCGGTCCCTGA
- the kynU gene encoding kynureninase encodes MPTPTVGDDADDFSPDREYARDLDDADPLADLRERFFVPEDERYMDGNSLGLCSEDAAAALDQVVEEWKELAIRGWTDADPDWFHYGERLGDRIAPLVGARESEVVVGNSTTVNIHTLVGTMLDAHDGETVLVNDLDFPTDHYAIAAQLRQRGLDPDEHLLRVESEDGRTITADAVETALETHDVDIVFMPTVLYRSGQLLDVEAITELAHEHDALAGFDAAHSVGVVPHEFDEVGVDFAVWCTYKYLNAGPGAIAGLYVNERHFDAEPALAGWWGHDKATQFEMNHAFTPADDAGAWQIGTIPVLAAAPLDGALDVTHDAGIEALREKSVLLTDYLIRLADERLVDLGYAVGTPRDPERRGGHVAIEHEEAYRISQALKERGVVVDYRPPNVVRVAPSPYYVGFEEVWTVVEDLHDIAANELFREYEPQSGGVT; translated from the coding sequence ATGCCCACACCGACCGTCGGTGACGACGCCGACGACTTCTCGCCCGACCGCGAGTACGCCCGCGACCTCGACGACGCGGACCCGCTGGCCGACCTGCGCGAGCGGTTCTTCGTGCCCGAGGACGAGCGCTACATGGACGGGAACTCGCTCGGCCTCTGCTCCGAGGACGCGGCGGCCGCCCTCGACCAGGTGGTCGAGGAGTGGAAGGAACTCGCCATCCGCGGCTGGACCGACGCCGACCCGGACTGGTTCCACTACGGCGAGCGCCTCGGGGACCGCATCGCCCCCCTCGTCGGCGCCCGCGAGTCCGAAGTGGTCGTCGGCAACTCGACCACCGTCAACATCCACACGCTGGTCGGGACGATGCTCGACGCCCACGACGGCGAGACCGTCCTCGTGAACGACCTCGACTTCCCGACCGACCACTACGCCATCGCCGCCCAGTTGCGCCAGCGCGGCCTCGACCCCGACGAGCACCTCCTGCGCGTCGAGAGCGAGGACGGCCGGACCATCACCGCAGATGCGGTCGAGACGGCCCTCGAAACCCACGACGTGGACATCGTGTTCATGCCGACGGTGCTGTACCGGTCCGGGCAACTGCTGGACGTGGAAGCAATCACCGAACTCGCCCACGAGCACGACGCCCTCGCCGGGTTCGACGCGGCGCACTCGGTCGGGGTGGTTCCCCACGAGTTCGACGAGGTGGGCGTCGACTTCGCGGTCTGGTGCACCTACAAGTACCTCAACGCCGGGCCGGGCGCCATCGCCGGCCTGTACGTGAACGAGCGCCACTTCGACGCCGAGCCCGCCCTCGCCGGCTGGTGGGGCCACGACAAGGCGACCCAGTTCGAGATGAACCACGCGTTCACCCCCGCCGACGACGCCGGCGCGTGGCAGATCGGCACGATTCCGGTGCTGGCGGCCGCGCCCCTGGACGGCGCACTCGACGTGACCCACGACGCCGGTATCGAGGCGCTGCGCGAGAAGTCGGTGCTGCTGACGGACTACCTGATTCGTCTCGCCGACGAACGCCTCGTGGACCTCGGGTACGCGGTCGGGACTCCCCGCGACCCAGAGCGCCGGGGTGGGCACGTCGCGATAGAGCACGAGGAGGCATACCGCATCAGCCAGGCGCTCAAAGAGCGCGGCGTGGTCGTGGACTACCGCCCGCCGAACGTGGTTCGCGTGGCGCCCTCGCCGTACTACGTCGGCTTCGAGGAGGTCTGGACCGTGGTCGAGGACCTGCACGACATCGCGGCGAACGAGCTGTTCCGGGAGTACGAACCGCAGTCCGGCGGCGTGACGTAG
- a CDS encoding ABC transporter permease has translation MSSETATGGQTIAPGNGWLGDVWVNFKRWNLKAVRNPFVLTVSTIQPAVFLILFSEVFGGVAGAALSGLPGDISYVSYLTPAIVMQVALIAAATSGIGLVEDIEDGMFEKTLVSPMRRSAVFVGKTLSEMLRIAVQICIVLGLGSLLGAEVATGIPGALAIIGVGIVFSIWFASFSNVIAIKTKNSEATIIAANILQFPLLFLSTAFLPKQALPEWVQTFAELNPITYGVEAAREIMLFGWDTGVILESLAVLVALDLALGAVAIYVLTKASSSKVQ, from the coding sequence ATGAGCTCCGAGACCGCTACCGGGGGCCAGACCATCGCACCCGGCAACGGCTGGCTCGGCGACGTCTGGGTGAACTTCAAGCGCTGGAACCTCAAGGCAGTGCGGAACCCGTTCGTGCTCACGGTCTCGACCATCCAGCCCGCCGTCTTCCTCATCCTCTTCTCGGAGGTGTTCGGCGGGGTCGCGGGCGCCGCCCTCTCGGGCCTGCCCGGCGACATCAGCTACGTCTCGTACCTGACCCCGGCCATCGTGATGCAGGTCGCGCTCATCGCGGCCGCCACCTCCGGCATCGGCCTCGTCGAGGACATCGAGGACGGGATGTTCGAGAAGACGCTGGTCTCGCCGATGCGGCGCTCGGCCGTCTTCGTCGGGAAGACGCTCTCGGAGATGCTACGCATCGCGGTCCAGATATGCATCGTACTCGGGCTCGGCAGCCTGCTCGGGGCGGAGGTCGCCACGGGCATCCCCGGCGCGCTCGCCATCATCGGCGTCGGCATCGTCTTCTCCATCTGGTTCGCGTCGTTCTCGAACGTCATCGCCATCAAGACGAAGAACTCCGAGGCGACCATCATCGCGGCGAACATCCTCCAGTTCCCCCTGCTGTTCCTCTCGACCGCGTTCCTGCCCAAGCAGGCGCTCCCGGAGTGGGTCCAGACGTTCGCCGAACTCAACCCCATCACCTACGGGGTCGAGGCCGCCCGCGAGATAATGCTGTTCGGCTGGGACACCGGCGTCATCCTCGAATCGCTGGCCGTCCTCGTCGCGCTCGACCTCGCGCTCGGCGCGGTCGCCATCTACGTGCTCACGAAGGCGTCGAGTTCGAAGGTGCAGTAG
- a CDS encoding ABC transporter ATP-binding protein: MTDGSERLAIDARDVRLTYGDGTEAVRGIDLAIPDGEFFGFLGPNGAGKTTTIKTLVTLLQPTGGEITVNGHDVTADPRAVRRSIGYMPQETSVDPELTARENVKFAAEAFGVPKSERADRIDELLDLTDLADVADKRAKTFSGGMKKRLDVATVLVHEPPIVFLDEPTTGLDPKARNRLWEYFRRINEEGTTVFLTTQYLEEADELCERLAVIKDGEIVIEGAPDDLKARVGGDVLEIELDDPTPDRRSRAAEVVRESGLLDGAEVQTTEEGVSVASERARSVGTDVLIALKEAGFTPTGFTVHSPTLDDVFLAITGEPTEETASEAESSAVAAEEVLR; the protein is encoded by the coding sequence ATGACAGACGGTTCCGAACGACTCGCCATCGACGCGCGGGACGTTCGCCTGACCTACGGCGACGGCACCGAGGCCGTCAGGGGTATCGACCTCGCCATCCCGGACGGGGAGTTCTTCGGGTTCCTCGGCCCGAACGGGGCCGGGAAGACGACGACCATCAAGACGCTGGTGACGCTGCTCCAGCCGACCGGTGGCGAGATAACGGTCAACGGGCACGACGTGACCGCCGACCCGCGGGCGGTCCGGCGCTCCATCGGTTACATGCCACAGGAGACGAGCGTCGACCCGGAGCTGACCGCCCGCGAGAACGTGAAGTTCGCCGCGGAGGCCTTCGGCGTGCCCAAGAGCGAACGCGCCGACCGCATCGACGAGTTGCTCGACCTGACCGACCTCGCCGACGTGGCCGACAAGAGGGCCAAGACGTTCTCCGGCGGGATGAAGAAACGGCTCGACGTGGCGACCGTGCTGGTCCACGAGCCACCCATCGTCTTCCTCGACGAGCCGACGACAGGGCTCGACCCCAAAGCCAGGAACCGGCTCTGGGAGTACTTCCGGCGCATCAACGAGGAGGGCACCACGGTCTTCCTGACGACGCAGTACCTGGAGGAGGCCGACGAACTCTGCGAGCGCCTCGCGGTCATCAAGGACGGCGAGATCGTCATCGAGGGCGCGCCCGACGACCTCAAAGCGCGGGTCGGCGGCGACGTCCTGGAGATCGAACTCGACGACCCGACCCCGGACCGGCGCTCGCGGGCGGCCGAGGTCGTCCGGGAGTCGGGGCTGCTCGACGGGGCCGAGGTCCAGACGACCGAGGAGGGCGTCAGCGTCGCCTCCGAGCGCGCCCGGTCGGTCGGAACCGACGTGCTCATCGCGCTGAAGGAGGCCGGCTTCACGCCGACGGGGTTCACCGTCCACTCGCCGACGCTGGACGACGTGTTCCTCGCCATCACGGGCGAGCCGACCGAGGAGACGGCCTCCGAGGCCGAATCGTCGGCGGTCGCCGCCGAGGAGGTGCTGCGATGA